In one Mucilaginibacter ginsenosidivorax genomic region, the following are encoded:
- a CDS encoding gamma carbonic anhydrase family protein yields the protein MVILPVKDKSPIWGEDCFIAENATIVGDVVMGSNCSVWFNAVIRGDVHYIRIGDNTNIQDGAVIHATYLRAPTNIGSNVSIGHNALVHGCTLHDHTLVGMGAIVMDHAVVNQFVIIAAGAVVLENTVCESGFLYAGMPAKKIKPLTDQQIELLKQLPKNYIMYSGWFME from the coding sequence AATCTGGGGCGAAGATTGTTTCATTGCCGAAAATGCAACCATTGTTGGGGATGTGGTGATGGGCAGTAATTGTTCGGTTTGGTTTAATGCGGTTATTCGCGGCGATGTGCATTATATCAGGATAGGGGATAATACTAATATTCAGGATGGAGCGGTGATACATGCCACTTATTTAAGGGCGCCTACCAATATTGGCAGTAACGTATCTATAGGCCATAACGCCCTGGTGCATGGCTGTACACTGCATGACCATACCCTGGTGGGTATGGGCGCCATCGTGATGGATCATGCGGTTGTTAACCAGTTTGTGATCATTGCTGCCGGTGCCGTAGTACTGGAAAATACCGTTTGCGAATCGGGTTTTTTATATGCCGGTATGCCTGCAAAAAAAATAAAACCTTTAACAGATCAGCAAATAGAGCTGCTTAAGCAGCTTCCAAAAAACTATATCATGTATTCGGGTTGGTTTATGGAGTAA